The Bubalus kerabau isolate K-KA32 ecotype Philippines breed swamp buffalo chromosome 8, PCC_UOA_SB_1v2, whole genome shotgun sequence genomic sequence AAGAGCTGGTCCTGCCGGCAGGGCCGGTCTCCTCGGGGAGGTAGTGCATGTGGGCCAAGGCCGCCTGCAGCAGGAGCTGCGGCGAACGGCCTTGGCCTTGCTCATCCGGAATGAAAGACCTAGAGGGCGGGATCGGGGTGGGGAAAGAAGGGGGCCTGCGGTTCAGAGGAtgtgcggggggtggggtgggggtacactagcggggtggggagagggaggggtgcGCGGAGGCTCCGACCCAGGACCGAGGAAAAGGGCCCCTTTCCCGGCTCTCTGCCATCGCACCTGGCCACGGTGGCCGCGATCCCGAGCGCGGTCATGGCGGTGAGCACGTGCTCCACGGAGAGCACGTCCTCGTCGTACACGGTGAGCACGAGCAGCGCGGCCAAGGGCGCGCCGGCGAAGAAGACGAGCTGGCGGGCCAGCAGCGCCAGCAGGGGCGCGGGGGGCGCGGCGGCGCGCAGGAAGGCGGCGGCCGGGCGGTAGGCGCGGGCCAGGCGCGCGCGCAGCTCGTGCGGCAGCTCGTTGAAGTGGCGCAGCTGCAGGCGGGCCAGGCGGGACCAGCGGCGCGTCCCCAGCGCGCCGGGCTCGCGCCGCAGCAACTCGGCGTGGCTGTAGAAGGCGTGCAGCACCTGCCAGGCCAGCACCAGCGGGCTCAGCGCCAGGTTCGCGGCCGCCAGCAGTAGCACCGTGAGCCGCCAGCGCGCGGCCAGGGCGGCCCGCTGGTCGCCGCGCTTGTAGGCTTCGGGCAGCTCCCAGCCGCCACGGAAGAGCGAGAAGGGCCCGCGGAAGAGGAGCAGGTCGACGTTGAGTGCCAGGCCGCGGCTGAGAAAGGCCGCGCCTCCGCCCCATGGCAGCGCGGCGCGGGCGGGCAGCAGCCCCTTGTTGGCCAGCGCCACCTGGTAGTTGGTGTAGCGCAGGATGCGGTGGTGGACGTCCAGCTCCGTCAGCGGCCTCGGCTGCACGCATAGCCCCCCGCTCCTCTGCAGCGCCAGGAGGCGGGACTGCACCTCTGCCCagggcaccgagctgagctcctcCTGCGGAGAGCCGACAGCTGAAGCCAGCGCCCCCGACCCCTCTCCATCGCGATGCCCACCCTCCGCGTGGCCAGAGCGGCATCCCGGCGTGCCCTCCCCGCCGGCCTCACCCGGGCCCTCCCGCCGGAAACCCACCGCCTTTCACGGCCGCCCCTTCGCCCTCCTCTCTTTGCCACCTACCAGGGGCACCTCATCCTCGGTCTGGCACCTCCCCAGGCCCTTGCCCCTCCTGGGCCAGGAGTCACGTGCTCCCCAGGGGACCCCCCCCCATAAGCTAAACTCCATAGGTATATGAGCTCGGCCCCTTCCAAGCAGATCTTCCAGACACGCCCCCTCCCCGTCCTGGCAGCCCTACAGGCACAAGGCACACCACAGCTGGAGGTAACAGGGCGATCACTCTTTCTCCTTCCTAGGGTGCCAGCCAGCCGGGCGCAGAAGCCGCACAAGCTTTTAACTTGTCATGCTTggagaccccacccccacccccatcccctccaTCAGATTAATCTTCCTAAGGCAGTGGCCACCTCCCCATCTGGGGCAGGGGGATGCCGTCAGACCTCACTTGCTGCTCAGCTGCAAAACTCATTTTAGCCCAGTTTCACCCAGCCTCCCCAGCCCAGCTTAGTCACGTCCCTCCAGGCCAGCCTCTCCAGTCCATCCCAGGGTCTCCCCTACCTCTGAAAGGaagcagggaagagaagaaagaaggagggagaaagagaaggggtCAGGCGCCTTCCTGGAGGAGCAGCGGTCCAGCTCCCGACGTTCCCTGTGTCTGTCCCCAGCCCTCTGCTGTGGCTCGGGCTCCCCTACTCAAGGGGGCTTTCAGAGGACCTCTCCCCTTTGCTGCACTGGAGGGCAGGGTTCTGGACTTCTGAGGGGAGCAAGGGAAGTTGACTGCTGAAGGTAGCCTTTGTGCTGTGCCTTAGGGAAAGAATTAAGTACAGAGGCAGATGGAGTGAgaccaagaggaggaggagagagcaaAGTGTGGCCAGGAACAGTGAAGGGGCCCACGAAGTAGCTTCCTGCAAAGAGAAGCCAGAAAGGGGGGTGGGGCCCCCGGACAGAGGCCTGAACACTCAGTGGCAAGCTGGTAGGTCAGTCTCCTCATCGCTGCCCGAGATGCTCACtgctcccccctccacccctttCCTTCATGGGGCCTGGAACACCATCTCACCTCCTATCCTTCCCAGCCAGGTCTCAGTCCTTCCTGCTCTGTAAAACCACCCCTCTAAATCCCCATCGTCTGGACCACAGGCACGTGGCTGTACATATCTTCCATAACTATCTGCATCAACTAAGAGCCACAACAGTAAGGACCTCAGGTTCTACCGGGTGGTACTCCACTTCCTAGCGTTATTTGGGGCTAAGCCTAGGTAGGTGTGTCACAAAGGTCTTCTGCCCTCTTTGCAGTGGCTCCTCCAGTCTGCACAGCCCGCCACTCCTCCCCATcctctgccccccacctcccccccgaCATGGCACCCCTCCACAGACACGCTCATCCAACTCACCGGGGGGATGTGCAGGGCCTCCCTGTAAAACACCTGGATGTCCCAGTAGCTGAAGAGGTTGCAGACCGAGCGAAGCAGCTGGAACAGCCAGAAGGCAGCAGCCAGGATCAGCAGGAAGACCAGGAGGGGGCTGGAGCAGATCCTGTGTGAGGCGAGACAGACAGTAGAGACAAAGTAGGGCCCCATAGCAAGGGAGACCAGTCTTGGGGAGTGATGGAGGTCAGGGAGAGGGGGCCCTGCCAGACCAGCGATTCTCAGAGTGTGGGTCCTAGAGGTCCCCCAACTCTTGTGTCTGGAAGGTCAGAACTTTTCAGCTAATATTCAGGTTTTCTGCCATTTTCATTCTCATTCTCCCAAGAGTATCCAGTGGACTTTTCCCGAGTCTATGTGACATCACGTTCACAGACGGGATGTATGTTCCTACATTCATAGATTTTAAAGCTGTTCTTGGCTTTGACATCTAACAAGGTAAATGCAGATAGGATGCTCAGAACAAAAGCCCCTGGAAGTTGGTTCTCAACAAACATTAAGTGTATTAAAGGTGTATTCTCCACCAACATTAAGTGGATTAAAGGTGTCTTCAAACCAAAACCTCAGAGAATGGATGATCTAGACCAAGGAACAAAAGGAGGGGAGGCTTTTGTGTTGGTCTCCCTCAGCCCCTGCCCCCGCCGGCTTTCACTCACCGCTGGGCACACTGGGAGGAGGGTAGGACGGCGTCCGACAAGGTCACTTTGCTCTGGAGTGGCCCAGGTCGTGTTCGGTTACTCAGTTGGTTGGCAAAGAGAATATTGTAATCCACGCAACGAAGGAGGAAGGTTGTGAAGGTGACGATGAAAATGAATTGTCTGGGACGAGAGGAAGAGTGGTGCTCAAGCCTGAGGGCTGAGTGGgctcctgccccagcccccaggcccacCGAGTTGGTTAGCCCCTCCTGCTGGGCCCCTGGGCACATCTCACCCCAGCTGGAAGACATCCTCCAGCAGGATACAGGTAAAGCCATTCCTCTGGTGGTAGCTGTAGATGTGGCCACAAGTCAAGAAGTCCGCCTGAAGCCTGATGGGCTTTTCCTGAGGATGCCTCCCGATCCCCCCACCAAGTCCCCAGCCCACAGCACCCATCCCCCTGCCTGCCATGCCCCTTCTGCCAGGCTGCGCACAGAAAGGATATCTTGGTGAAGAAGCTGTCCAGGTTCTGGATGTGGTGCCAGGAGCCTGGGCACAAAAGGGAGAGCGTTGGGGTGTGGTGCTCACCTGACTCCATGCCCTCAAGCTGCTGCCAGAGGCCCAGCCCGGGGCGGCGTTGCGGAGAGGGGGTGGGCAACCCTAGAGCCTCCAGGGCCTCCCCAGCCCCACACCCACCCGCTCACCTCGGAGCCCTTCCGGCACATGAAGCAGGGGCTGCTGCTCCTCCCCATGGAGGGGTGAATCTTGGGACCCCTCGGGGTCACCGTCCTCCAGCCGCTCATAATCCTGCTCGGGGATCAGAGGGCCTATCCGCAGCCCAGGAGAGTCCTGGGGGCATCggcatgggggagggggagtccCCAAGGCCGGGGGAGGGGCAGAGTGGGAACCCCAGAGAAGGGGAGCAGAGACGGGTGTCATCGAGGGCTGGGGCTGCGCTGGGggggtggctggggtggggggggcactgTGGCAAGGCTGAGAAGCCCCTGGGGCCTGCACCGCTGGGCAGGGGAGCCCCGAGGCTGAAGGAGGAGCTGAGGAAGGGGCCCTTCTTGTGGGAGGGACAGGGGACAGAGAGAAGAAGGAGACCCTCCCCGCCCCAGGTCCCcgacagggaggaggaggaagaggaggcagtGGCGTGGGGAGGAGGGGCACAGATCCAGGCCCCAGGTCTCCCCGCCACCCCAACCGCCCCTTGGTCCCCCCCCAGCCCATTCGCCTCACCATCAGGCCAGCGGCTTCTTCTGAAAGCTCGGAAGGATGGGAGCTGCTGCCGTCTCCGCAGAGGGCTGCGTTGCTGAGCAGAGACGTTGACAACTAGGACGGGTGACAACAGCTCATGACTCAGTGGGGGCGGCTCAGGCGTCCCAACTCGCAGGCACCAGTCCGACCACTCGTACCCCTTCCAGGGCAACCTGCGGCCAAACCTCTTAGGGCTCCACCTCCACACCCGGCCAGGCAGGAGCTGCAGAGGACAGAAGGAGATCCCCACAGTCCCACCTTCAGACCTCCAGGGGATTTAAAGGCGAGGCCAGAGAGCAGCAGCCAAAGCAAAGGCAAAAAGAATCCTATTAAAGATGTTAGAGCTATGGGGCCAGGACAATACTGTACATCTTTGGTTCTTAATACCTaatctcaaaacaaaacaagccttctctctcctccctacatacacacacaccaagtgATCAGCAGAGAAACActttgaaacaaaaaagaaaagaaaaacgtgTGCATGTTTTGTTGTGATGACAGTGCTAAAGAAGGGAAAAGGGGAGGCTGAGGACAGGAGAGAACTGAAGCGAGGGGAGGGGGTTCTTTTGGATATGAGATGGTTCTTGGAGCTTTTACAGTAGGAAAGCGCGGTTCTTGAAGCTCCATTATGTTCACTGATTCATCCTCTTGAAACCCTCTCCACCAGTTTTGATCCAGTTTTgggcccacccccccccccccagaagcGTCAGGGCTGACCCAGCAGAGGGCAGCTGAAGGTCTGGAATTTGCAAGGGCAGGTAATTTGGGTGCCCCGTGACAGAGCTGAGTTCCTTATTGCCACCTCAAGAGGGGGCGGAGGCCCAGACAGCTGGTTTGGTGGCTTGTCCAACGCCATTCTTGAGGTCCTGAATCATTAGGTTTCCTACTGAAGCCCATTCCTGCAGTGCTGACTCATCCACCCAGGTGTTAGGGCCCCCAGGGCTTAGGCCCAAGGGTTGATGTAGGGACCAGCCcaggaaatggagagagagagaaacagagtgcATTCCAGACTGCCTTCTGGAGGAACTTGGAGGAGGAACCTGTGCTTCTTTCCTGGGAGGGAAAGTGTCATAATAGCTCAGGACTTGTAGAGTTCTATCCCAGAGCAGGAGGCAGAGCTATGAAAACAAGACTTCTGGTGTCCCCAGATGGAATCTCACATTGCAGAGGGGCCAAGAAATTCCCATGATCTCTCTGAGACGTCTGCCCAAATGGGTTTTGCGGGGTTTCCTCTGGTCTCTCCCCAACCTCACTCACCCCACTCACGTTTCCACCATATGCACTTTAGGATCCTCTCATACACCCTCTGCACCCAGTCGAACTTCAAACTAATCCTGGCACATTTTCCTACCCAGTTTCACTCCAGATTCATCAATGGACAGCCTCCCTACCACCAGCCCAATTCAAGTTATTGTAAAGGGCACTTTTCCTTGCCAGGCGTGTAGAGGGGAAAGAGGGGACCAATGAGCGAGACAGAGCCACTATCCAAGAGGAAGTCACAGCCTGGTAGGGAGGTGGCTATGCAAGCAAA encodes the following:
- the ATG9B gene encoding autophagy-related protein 9B, which produces MVRRMGWGGTKGRLGWRGDLGPGSVPLLPTPLPPLPPPPCRGPGAGRVSFFSLSPVPPTRRAPSSAPPSASGLPCPAVQAPGASQPCHSAPPTPATPPAQPQPSMTPVSAPLLWGSHSAPPPALGTPPPPCRCPQDSPGLRIGPLIPEQDYERLEDGDPEGSQDSPLHGEEQQPLLHVPEGLRGSWHHIQNLDSFFTKIYSYHQRNGFTCILLEDVFQLGQFIFIVTFTTFLLRCVDYNILFANQLSNRTRPGPLQSKVTLSDAVLPSSQCAQRICSSPLLVFLLILAAAFWLFQLLRSVCNLFSYWDIQVFYREALHIPPEELSSVPWAEVQSRLLALQRSGGLCVQPRPLTELDVHHRILRYTNYQVALANKGLLPARAALPWGGGAAFLSRGLALNVDLLLFRGPFSLFRGGWELPEAYKRGDQRAALAARWRLTVLLLAAANLALSPLVLAWQVLHAFYSHAELLRREPGALGTRRWSRLARLQLRHFNELPHELRARLARAYRPAAAFLRAAAPPAPLLALLARQLVFFAGAPLAALLVLTVYDEDVLSVEHVLTAMTALGIAATVARSFIPDEQGQGRSPQLLLQAALAHMHYLPEETGPAGRTSSYRQMARLLQYRAVSVVEELLSPVLTPLFLIFWFRPRALEIIDFFRHFTVDVAGVGDICSFALMDVKRHGHPQWLSEGQTEASLSQRAEDGKTELSLMRFSLVHPQWRPPGHSSKFLGHLRGRVQQDAAAWGASSLRSPLAPGTLGNSHSPLPEAFLANLLVQPLRPPQDLSPTAPCPAAATASLLASLSRITQDSSCVSPGGTGGQKLAQLPELASAEMSLHAIYLHQLHHHQQQQQELWGEASASPLSRPWPSPPQTLSPDEEKPCWSSDGSSPASSPRRQWSAQRTQSSFPGGFQEPTDTQKEPGQATSTD